A part of Streptomyces sp. NBC_01210 genomic DNA contains:
- a CDS encoding cytochrome P450 family protein — translation MSSLPFRNRCPYRLDGSAADVHGEAAALRALGPAARVELPGGVPAWSVTDPGLVRRLLIHPWVSKDAHRHWPAFVNGDLPADWPLRIWVDIRTVQTAYGPDHSRLRHPLVPAFTARRVRALAPWIEKTTAALLDDLADAAAAAPGGVVDLRKHFASRLPWLTVTALVGLPEVMHDRFQAVNDTVFTTNLSAEQADATAAEAAQLLADLLVIKTERPGDDIASALVGAHREGRLNERELADNIWMVLGAGYGTTANLLDHAVVNLLTRPAQLDLAMSGRVGWDQVVEETLRHQAPVANFMMRFPTEDLYDEATGLTFSRGEALVINYAAVGRDPGVHGEDAELFDITRATAREHLAFSHGPTYCLGAELARLEGRIALSALFSRFPTLELAVGLDCLSPLPSLIFNGHREIPVRLEGNPNS, via the coding sequence ATGTCCTCTCTGCCCTTCCGGAACCGCTGCCCCTACCGCTTGGACGGCAGCGCCGCGGACGTCCACGGCGAAGCAGCGGCGCTGCGTGCTCTGGGGCCCGCCGCCCGGGTCGAGCTGCCCGGTGGCGTACCGGCATGGTCGGTCACCGACCCGGGCCTTGTCCGGCGGTTATTGATCCACCCCTGGGTATCCAAGGACGCCCACCGGCACTGGCCCGCCTTCGTTAATGGTGACCTTCCCGCCGACTGGCCGCTGCGGATCTGGGTCGACATCCGCACCGTCCAGACCGCCTACGGACCCGATCACAGCCGACTGCGCCATCCATTGGTCCCCGCGTTCACCGCCCGCCGCGTACGGGCGCTCGCTCCGTGGATCGAGAAGACCACCGCCGCGCTGCTGGACGACCTTGCGGATGCGGCTGCCGCCGCTCCCGGCGGAGTGGTGGACCTGCGGAAGCACTTCGCCTCGCGGCTGCCTTGGCTGACGGTCACCGCACTGGTCGGCCTGCCAGAGGTCATGCACGACAGATTCCAGGCCGTCAACGACACTGTCTTCACCACAAATCTGAGTGCCGAGCAGGCCGACGCCACCGCAGCCGAGGCGGCACAGCTCCTCGCGGACCTACTCGTAATCAAGACCGAGCGTCCCGGCGACGACATCGCCAGCGCTTTGGTCGGCGCCCACCGCGAGGGCCGGCTCAATGAGCGGGAGCTGGCCGACAACATCTGGATGGTGCTCGGCGCCGGCTATGGGACCACGGCGAACCTGCTGGACCACGCCGTGGTCAACCTGCTCACGCGCCCGGCCCAGCTGGACCTGGCCATGTCGGGCCGGGTCGGCTGGGACCAGGTCGTGGAGGAAACCCTGCGCCACCAGGCTCCGGTGGCCAACTTCATGATGCGCTTCCCTACCGAGGACCTGTACGACGAGGCGACCGGGCTGACGTTCTCGCGGGGCGAGGCCCTCGTCATCAACTACGCTGCGGTCGGCCGTGACCCTGGGGTCCACGGTGAAGACGCCGAGCTCTTCGACATCACCCGCGCCACCGCCCGTGAGCACCTGGCTTTCAGCCACGGCCCGACCTACTGCCTGGGCGCCGAACTCGCCCGTCTCGAAGGCCGCATCGCTCTGTCCGCGCTCTTCTCCCGGTTCCCCACTCTCGAACTCGCCGTAGGACTCGACTGTCTGTCTCCGCTGCCTTCCCTCATCTTCAACGGGCACCGAGAGATCCCTGTACGGCTCGAAGGAAACCCCAACAGTTGA